A single region of the Streptomyces virginiae genome encodes:
- a CDS encoding methyltransferase domain-containing protein, producing MTRTFDHLVAEAESVSVDGWDFSWLDGRATEQRPSWGYQKLMSERLAQVRSALDIQTGGGEVLAGCAPLPPLMAATESWPPNIDKATRLLHPLGAVVVADADEPPLPFGEAAFELVTSRHPVSIWWEEIARVLTPGGSYLSQQVGPASVFELVEYFLGPQPEEIRRGRHPDDAVADATAAGLEVLDLRSERLRTEFHDIGAVIYFLRKVIWMVPGFTVGQYRDRLRELHEQIEREGPFVAHTARFLIEARKTG from the coding sequence ATGACGCGTACTTTCGACCATCTTGTCGCCGAGGCCGAGTCCGTCTCCGTGGACGGCTGGGACTTCTCCTGGCTCGACGGCCGGGCCACCGAGCAGCGCCCCTCCTGGGGCTACCAGAAACTGATGAGCGAGCGCCTGGCCCAGGTCCGGTCCGCGCTGGACATCCAGACCGGCGGGGGTGAGGTCCTGGCCGGATGCGCTCCGCTGCCACCGCTGATGGCCGCCACCGAGTCCTGGCCGCCCAACATCGACAAGGCGACGCGGCTGCTGCACCCGCTGGGCGCGGTGGTGGTCGCCGACGCCGACGAGCCGCCGCTGCCCTTCGGGGAAGCGGCCTTCGAGCTGGTGACCAGCCGGCACCCGGTGTCGATCTGGTGGGAGGAGATCGCGCGGGTGCTGACGCCGGGCGGCAGCTACCTCTCGCAGCAGGTCGGCCCGGCGAGCGTCTTCGAGCTCGTCGAGTACTTCCTCGGCCCGCAGCCGGAGGAGATCCGGCGCGGCCGGCACCCCGACGACGCGGTCGCCGACGCCACCGCGGCCGGCCTCGAAGTCCTCGATCTGCGCTCCGAACGACTGCGCACGGAGTTCCACGACATCGGAGCCGTGATCTACTTTCTACGGAAGGTGATCTGGATGGTGCCCGGCTTCACGGTCGGGCAGTACCGGGACCGGTTGCGTGAGCTCCACGAACAGATCGAACGTGAAGGTCCGTTCGTCGCTCACACCGCCCGCTTCCTCATCGAAGCCCGCAAAACGGGCTGA
- a CDS encoding bifunctional 5,10-methylenetetrahydrofolate dehydrogenase/5,10-methenyltetrahydrofolate cyclohydrolase, whose translation MDGTALARRISEQTAAYAAKITERTGTAPCLATVLVGEDPASVTYVRMKQNRCAKAGITSRHVELPAETTTEELVATLTALSEDPQISGILLQHPVPHHIDERAAFEAIAPGKDVDGVTMHSFAAMGFGLPGFVSCTPGGIMRLLAAYDVDLTGKHAVVVGRSAILGKPAGMLLLEQNATVTYCHSRTQDLPSIVRQADVLVAAVGKAEFIRGEDIKPGAVVLDAGYNEGNVGDVHFESAAARASLITPVPGGVGPMTIAVLLEQTVQAAAAQAGLDLAEL comes from the coding sequence ATGGACGGCACGGCCCTCGCCCGCCGCATCTCGGAGCAGACCGCCGCCTACGCGGCGAAGATCACCGAGCGCACCGGCACCGCGCCGTGCCTGGCGACCGTGCTGGTCGGCGAGGACCCGGCCTCCGTGACCTACGTCCGCATGAAGCAGAACCGCTGTGCCAAGGCGGGGATCACCTCCCGCCACGTCGAGCTGCCGGCCGAGACCACCACCGAGGAGCTGGTGGCCACCCTCACCGCGCTCTCCGAGGACCCGCAGATCAGCGGCATCCTGCTCCAGCACCCCGTCCCGCACCACATCGACGAGCGGGCCGCCTTCGAGGCCATCGCCCCGGGCAAGGACGTCGACGGGGTCACCATGCACTCCTTCGCCGCCATGGGCTTCGGGCTGCCGGGCTTCGTCTCCTGCACCCCCGGCGGCATCATGCGCCTCCTCGCCGCCTACGACGTGGACCTGACCGGCAAGCACGCCGTCGTCGTCGGCCGCAGCGCGATCCTGGGCAAGCCGGCCGGGATGCTGCTGCTGGAGCAGAACGCCACCGTCACCTACTGCCACTCGCGCACCCAGGACCTGCCCTCGATCGTGCGCCAGGCGGACGTCCTGGTCGCCGCCGTCGGCAAGGCCGAGTTCATCCGGGGCGAGGACATCAAGCCGGGCGCGGTGGTCCTGGACGCCGGGTACAACGAGGGCAACGTCGGCGACGTGCACTTCGAGTCGGCCGCCGCCCGCGCCTCGCTGATCACCCCGGTCCCGGGCGGTGTCGGCCCGATGACCATCGCCGTACTGCTGGAGCAGACCGTGCAGGCGGCCGCCGCGCAGGCCGGACTGGACCTCGCGGAGCTCTGA
- a CDS encoding MAB_1171c family putative transporter, whose product MSDRILPLLPASLMVLALLIKLPKLRRDRDRPLNRTACALLAVGAPINFLASPSTIVSVNRHTGVVNFSAPLVFGLCTVFSGLCVVLVLQWRGGPPAAVRRATRLTTAVFGTATAAIVVLFVIGDAPVERLEDLDTYYATTPWIREMIVCFLLAHTMGTSALTWLCGKWLTRADRALRPLRTGLALIVVAGLMDLAYLAAKWASVVARWTGHDLVYLSTDVAPPLAGAAGLLLGAGFLVPLVGGSATWVALSQYRRLRPLWKALRGFAATQGRVVPLTWWSPVGIRLIHRESVIDDGILALAAWCDPRVRDAAYEAARDRGLSEARAATVADAAVLAAACRLKAAAASGPVPAPAAIPQPYRLGRLPLTALAHAFRTSDIVAAARDAATAGAPDLIPDPVGA is encoded by the coding sequence ATGAGCGACAGGATCCTGCCGCTCCTGCCCGCTTCCCTGATGGTCCTGGCGCTGCTGATCAAGCTTCCGAAGCTGCGCCGGGACCGGGACCGGCCGCTGAACCGGACGGCGTGCGCGCTGCTCGCCGTCGGGGCGCCCATCAACTTCCTCGCATCGCCGTCGACCATCGTCTCGGTCAACCGCCACACCGGTGTGGTCAACTTCTCCGCGCCCCTGGTGTTCGGCCTGTGCACGGTGTTCTCCGGGCTGTGCGTCGTCCTGGTCCTGCAGTGGCGCGGCGGGCCGCCCGCGGCCGTGCGCCGGGCCACCCGGCTGACCACGGCCGTGTTCGGCACCGCGACCGCGGCCATCGTCGTCCTGTTCGTGATCGGCGACGCACCGGTGGAGCGGCTCGAGGACCTGGACACGTACTACGCGACGACGCCCTGGATCCGCGAGATGATCGTCTGCTTCCTCCTGGCGCACACCATGGGGACCTCGGCGCTGACCTGGCTGTGCGGCAAGTGGCTGACGCGCGCGGACCGGGCACTGCGCCCGCTGCGCACGGGGCTGGCCCTGATCGTGGTCGCCGGGCTGATGGACCTGGCCTACCTGGCCGCCAAGTGGGCCTCGGTCGTGGCCCGCTGGACCGGCCACGACCTGGTGTACCTGTCCACGGACGTGGCGCCGCCCCTGGCCGGGGCCGCCGGGCTGCTGCTCGGTGCCGGATTCCTCGTGCCGCTGGTCGGCGGGTCGGCGACCTGGGTGGCCCTCAGCCAGTACCGGCGGCTGCGCCCGCTGTGGAAGGCGCTGCGCGGATTCGCCGCGACCCAGGGCCGGGTCGTTCCGCTGACCTGGTGGTCCCCGGTGGGGATCCGGCTCATCCACCGCGAGTCGGTCATCGACGACGGCATCCTGGCGTTGGCCGCCTGGTGCGATCCCCGGGTGCGGGACGCCGCGTACGAGGCGGCCAGGGACCGGGGCCTGAGCGAGGCGCGGGCCGCCACGGTCGCGGACGCGGCCGTCCTGGCGGCCGCCTGCCGCCTCAAGGCGGCCGCCGCGAGCGGACCCGTCCCGGCGCCGGCCGCGATCCCGCAGCCGTACCGCCTGGGCCGGCTGCCCCTGACCGCCCTGGCCCACGCGTTCCGTACCTCCGACATCGTCGCCGCGGCCCGTGACGCGGCCACCGCCGGGGCGCCGGACCTGATCCCCGACCCGGTCGGCGCCTGA
- a CDS encoding NAD(P)/FAD-dependent oxidoreductase produces MNQSSPPRHAVVIGGSLAGLLAAAVLAEHATVTVIDADPLPEGPAPRRGLPQARHTHLLWSGGARAIERILPGITDDWTKAGAIRRSLPTDLVTKTAQGWIPRCGEKQFNISCSRDLLDSVIRARVTGLKGVSTLQRSRVRALEGTASRVTGVLVDTPEETGRLLSADLVIDASGRGSRARTWLQALGVTGIRQAEVDSGLVYATRIFEAPPGAHEMGFPIVNVQSDPRVPVPGQTATIVPIENGQWQATLSGTRGGQPTGDPDAFIPFAKAVRDPIVGELLEGRRPLTDVAVTQGTANRRIYFEKAELPDGFFAVGDSVATFNPLYGQGMTVAAQGLLAVRTLLRAKGLGHPGIGRAAQRVIAPQVSTAWELATSQDILYPGATGMKPRAGTGLLNGYVNRLMTGATTDEALTAALFKVLTMSIAPTHWLHPSVVWHVARASDRGALKAPPLTAAERAVAGLDRAPGTTPATGTATATGTGAAAVTGADGTGPTEEDPVGPADAVGQAR; encoded by the coding sequence ATGAACCAGTCCTCCCCGCCCCGCCACGCAGTCGTCATAGGCGGCAGTCTGGCCGGCCTCCTCGCGGCCGCTGTCCTCGCCGAGCACGCCACGGTCACCGTCATCGACGCCGACCCGCTGCCCGAGGGTCCGGCCCCGCGCCGTGGACTCCCGCAGGCCCGGCACACCCATCTCCTGTGGTCGGGCGGCGCCCGGGCCATCGAGCGGATCCTGCCCGGCATCACCGACGACTGGACGAAGGCGGGTGCCATCCGCCGGAGCCTGCCCACCGACCTGGTCACCAAGACCGCCCAGGGCTGGATCCCGCGCTGCGGGGAGAAGCAGTTCAACATCTCCTGCAGTCGCGACCTCCTCGACTCGGTGATCCGTGCCCGGGTGACCGGCCTGAAAGGGGTCTCCACGCTCCAGCGCAGCCGGGTGCGCGCCCTGGAGGGCACGGCGTCCCGGGTCACCGGCGTCCTGGTCGACACCCCGGAGGAAACGGGCCGGCTGCTGAGCGCCGACCTCGTGATCGACGCGAGCGGGCGCGGCTCGCGCGCCCGGACCTGGCTCCAGGCGCTCGGCGTCACCGGCATCCGGCAGGCCGAGGTCGACTCGGGCCTCGTCTACGCGACGAGGATCTTCGAAGCCCCGCCCGGGGCCCACGAGATGGGCTTCCCCATCGTCAACGTCCAGTCCGACCCACGGGTCCCCGTGCCCGGGCAGACCGCCACGATCGTCCCGATCGAGAACGGTCAGTGGCAGGCCACCCTCTCCGGGACCCGCGGCGGCCAACCGACCGGCGACCCGGACGCGTTCATCCCGTTCGCCAAGGCCGTCCGGGACCCGATCGTCGGTGAGCTCCTGGAGGGCCGCAGACCTCTGACGGACGTCGCCGTCACCCAGGGCACCGCCAACCGCCGGATCTACTTCGAGAAGGCCGAGCTGCCCGACGGCTTCTTCGCCGTCGGCGACTCCGTCGCCACCTTCAACCCGCTGTACGGACAAGGCATGACCGTGGCGGCCCAGGGGCTCCTGGCCGTACGCACCCTGCTGCGGGCCAAGGGGCTGGGGCATCCCGGGATCGGCCGCGCGGCCCAGCGCGTCATCGCACCCCAGGTCAGCACCGCCTGGGAGCTCGCCACGTCGCAGGACATCCTGTACCCGGGGGCCACCGGGATGAAGCCGCGCGCCGGCACCGGGCTGCTCAACGGGTACGTCAACCGGCTGATGACGGGGGCGACCACCGACGAGGCGCTCACCGCCGCCCTGTTCAAGGTCCTCACCATGAGCATCGCGCCCACCCACTGGCTCCACCCGTCGGTGGTCTGGCACGTCGCGCGCGCCTCGGACCGGGGCGCGCTGAAGGCGCCGCCGCTCACCGCCGCGGAGCGGGCCGTCGCCGGGCTCGACCGGGCACCGGGCACGACGCCCGCAACCGGCACCGCGACAGCAACCGGCACCGGCGCCGCGGCCGTGACGGGCGCCGACGGGACCGGCCCGACGGAGGAGGACCCGGTCGGCCCCGCCGACGCCGTCGGACAGGCCCGATGA
- a CDS encoding toxin-antitoxin system, toxin component codes for MRTTRAMRKLAAELLEGARLAPPADAGEIIGALCAAYAVRRGGERKVDVHFTSFPPDTASGLWLELDDVDLIVVEQHTRPEHQLVIACHELWHLDEGTGDNVGPGMLAAARLAGHPGRLAELLASDTGLEAVVRQVAARADQGDPVEIRAETFGLHLGNTLRSYLPSPREQQLPEAIERIKSSLGWGSPVPRRDPHQPVAASLTPMPSARP; via the coding sequence ATGAGGACCACACGGGCCATGCGCAAGCTGGCCGCCGAACTGCTGGAGGGCGCACGCCTGGCGCCCCCGGCCGATGCCGGGGAGATCATCGGGGCGCTGTGCGCCGCCTACGCCGTGCGGCGCGGCGGAGAGCGGAAGGTCGATGTCCATTTCACCTCCTTCCCGCCCGACACCGCGAGCGGGCTGTGGCTGGAGCTGGACGACGTCGACCTGATCGTCGTCGAGCAGCACACCCGGCCCGAACACCAGCTGGTCATCGCCTGCCACGAGCTGTGGCACCTGGACGAGGGGACCGGCGACAACGTCGGTCCGGGCATGTTGGCGGCCGCCCGGCTGGCGGGACACCCCGGCCGCCTCGCCGAACTGCTGGCCTCCGACACCGGGTTGGAGGCGGTGGTCCGGCAGGTCGCCGCCCGCGCCGACCAGGGGGATCCGGTGGAGATCCGGGCCGAGACCTTCGGCCTGCACCTCGGTAACACCCTGCGCTCCTACCTGCCGTCGCCCCGGGAGCAGCAGCTCCCCGAAGCCATCGAGCGCATCAAGTCCTCACTCGGTTGGGGAAGCCCCGTGCCACGCCGTGACCCGCACCAGCCAGTCGCCGCATCCCTCACGCCGATGCCCTCAGCACGGCCCTGA
- a CDS encoding helix-turn-helix domain-containing protein, translating to MTTTSPTTSVGTLLRAWRERRGISQLELAGRADSSSRHISFIETGRSRPSEEMVLRLADHLDVPMRERNTLLFAAGYAPRYAHTALNDPAMETLREGIARLLTGYEPYPALVVDAVYNVVAANQGIAMLLDGLPEHLLTPPLNAMRITLHPEGLAPRIHNLKEWRGHLLAQMERQIALARSEPLRALYEEVSAYPVAERPGDSAPQEPTAYIALPLVIEHDGHLLSFVSSIATFNTPMDVTVAELAIETMLPADPATVKYLRSLGG from the coding sequence ATGACGACGACGAGTCCGACGACGAGTGTGGGCACCCTGCTGCGCGCCTGGCGGGAGCGGCGCGGCATCAGCCAGCTGGAGCTGGCAGGCCGCGCGGACTCCTCGTCCCGGCACATCAGTTTCATCGAAACGGGCCGGTCCCGGCCGAGCGAGGAGATGGTGCTGCGGCTCGCCGACCATCTCGACGTGCCGATGCGCGAGCGCAACACCCTTCTGTTCGCCGCCGGTTACGCGCCGCGCTACGCGCACACCGCACTGAACGACCCGGCGATGGAGACGCTGCGCGAGGGCATCGCCCGCCTGCTGACGGGGTACGAGCCCTATCCCGCGCTGGTCGTGGACGCGGTGTACAACGTCGTCGCCGCCAACCAGGGCATCGCGATGCTGCTGGACGGGCTGCCGGAGCACCTGCTGACCCCGCCGCTGAACGCCATGCGGATCACCCTGCACCCCGAGGGCCTGGCGCCGAGGATCCACAACCTCAAGGAGTGGCGCGGGCACCTGCTGGCGCAGATGGAACGGCAGATCGCGCTGGCCCGCTCGGAGCCGCTGCGCGCCCTGTACGAGGAGGTGTCGGCGTATCCGGTCGCCGAGCGGCCGGGCGACAGCGCCCCGCAGGAGCCCACCGCGTACATCGCGCTGCCGCTGGTGATCGAGCACGACGGGCACCTGCTGTCCTTCGTGTCGTCCATCGCGACCTTCAACACGCCGATGGACGTGACCGTCGCCGAGCTGGCCATCGAGACGATGCTCCCGGCCGACCCGGCGACGGTGAAGTACCTGCGCTCACTGGGAGGCTGA
- a CDS encoding hydroxysqualene dehydroxylase, with the protein MAGTGSSRRAFIAGAGAAAAAGAALTGAGATPAAASEAGPTSSGRRVAVLGGGVAGLTAAHELAERGYAVTVYERRALGGKARSMDVPDSARGGRRPLPAEHGFRFIPGIYHNLPDTMRRIPFPGNAAGVWDNLVAPREMMFARAAGREDLRGPIPWPGHSPAELTPEEIRRALAGILQTLVRLPPHETAYFVDRVLVFLTSCDERREEVWERTPWWDFVRAERMSNEYRRILAVGITRNIVATKAEEASTRTVGTLGEAFVFNVLGRGADGPPDRILNLPTNEAWIDPWEAHLRSLGVEFRIGWTVREVRYAGGRVSGVAVEGPDGAARTVTADHYVSALPVEHARRTWSAALRAADPMLGRCDKLETDWMTGIQFYLTERAELVHGHLNCIDSPWSLTAIQQAEHWPSRDFPADYGDGTAVDCLSVDISEWDKPGILYGKTAKQCTREEVAREVWAQLKASLNDTGKALLTDTMLHSWFLDPGVDGIGTPHPTNQDELLIHPVGTLYNRPSAGTRIPNFFLSGDYVAVDIDLATMEGANASARAAVNALLDRDGSDAARCAVHPMYRAPELEAAKRHDRWRYRLGLRNLFDLG; encoded by the coding sequence ATGGCGGGCACAGGAAGTTCCAGGCGTGCGTTCATCGCGGGCGCGGGCGCGGCGGCCGCCGCCGGGGCGGCCCTGACCGGGGCCGGAGCCACGCCCGCGGCGGCCTCCGAGGCGGGACCGACCTCCTCCGGACGGCGCGTCGCGGTGCTCGGCGGCGGGGTGGCGGGCCTGACCGCGGCGCACGAACTCGCCGAGCGCGGCTACGCCGTGACCGTGTACGAGCGCCGCGCCCTCGGCGGCAAGGCGCGCAGCATGGACGTGCCCGACAGCGCCCGCGGCGGGCGCCGACCCCTGCCCGCCGAGCACGGCTTCCGGTTCATCCCCGGCATCTACCACAACCTGCCCGACACCATGCGGCGCATCCCCTTCCCCGGGAACGCGGCCGGGGTGTGGGACAACCTCGTCGCCCCGCGCGAGATGATGTTCGCCCGCGCGGCCGGGCGCGAGGACCTGCGCGGACCCATCCCCTGGCCCGGGCACTCCCCCGCCGAGCTGACGCCCGAGGAGATCCGGCGCGCCCTCGCCGGCATCCTGCAGACACTGGTCCGGCTCCCGCCGCACGAGACGGCGTACTTCGTCGACCGCGTGCTGGTCTTCCTCACCAGCTGCGACGAGCGGCGCGAGGAGGTGTGGGAGCGGACGCCGTGGTGGGACTTCGTGCGCGCGGAACGGATGTCGAACGAGTACCGGCGCATCCTCGCCGTCGGCATCACCCGCAACATCGTGGCGACCAAGGCCGAGGAGGCCTCCACCCGCACGGTCGGCACCCTCGGTGAGGCCTTCGTCTTCAACGTGCTGGGGCGCGGGGCGGACGGCCCGCCCGACCGGATCCTGAACCTGCCGACCAACGAGGCCTGGATCGACCCCTGGGAGGCCCATCTGCGTTCCCTCGGCGTGGAGTTCAGGATCGGTTGGACCGTGCGGGAGGTGCGGTACGCGGGCGGTCGGGTGAGCGGGGTCGCCGTCGAGGGGCCGGACGGCGCCGCGCGGACCGTCACCGCCGACCACTACGTGAGCGCGCTGCCCGTCGAGCACGCCCGCCGCACCTGGAGCGCGGCGCTGCGCGCCGCCGATCCGATGCTGGGGCGCTGCGACAAGCTGGAGACGGACTGGATGACCGGCATCCAGTTCTATCTGACGGAACGGGCCGAGCTGGTGCACGGCCACCTCAACTGCATCGATTCGCCTTGGTCGTTGACGGCGATCCAGCAGGCCGAGCACTGGCCGTCCCGCGACTTTCCGGCGGACTACGGCGACGGGACGGCGGTCGACTGCCTGTCGGTGGACATCTCCGAGTGGGACAAGCCGGGGATCCTGTACGGGAAGACGGCCAAGCAGTGCACCCGCGAGGAGGTGGCGCGGGAGGTGTGGGCGCAGCTGAAGGCCTCCCTCAACGACACCGGGAAGGCCCTGCTGACCGACACCATGCTGCACTCGTGGTTCCTGGACCCTGGCGTGGACGGGATCGGCACCCCGCACCCCACCAACCAGGACGAGCTGCTGATCCACCCGGTCGGCACCCTGTACAACCGGCCGAGCGCGGGCACCCGCATCCCGAACTTCTTCCTCAGCGGGGACTACGTGGCCGTCGACATCGACCTGGCGACGATGGAGGGGGCCAACGCCTCGGCGCGCGCGGCCGTCAACGCCCTGCTGGACCGCGACGGTTCGGATGCCGCACGGTGCGCGGTCCACCCGATGTACCGGGCGCCTGAGCTGGAGGCGGCCAAACGCCACGACCGATGGCGCTACCGGCTGGGTCTGCGGAACCTCTTCGACCTGGGCTGA
- a CDS encoding 4a-hydroxytetrahydrobiopterin dehydratase, which produces MPSEPLSQKEIEDRLRELPGWAFEDDRIFRTYRLGGHFAASALVAHIASVQEELNHHSDLTLGYNTVRLSVNSHDAGDVVTESDFALAERVEALAPAHGAS; this is translated from the coding sequence ATGCCGAGTGAGCCGCTGTCACAGAAGGAGATCGAGGACCGGTTGCGGGAGCTCCCCGGCTGGGCCTTCGAGGACGACCGGATCTTCCGCACCTACCGGCTGGGCGGCCACTTCGCCGCCAGCGCCCTCGTCGCCCATATCGCCAGCGTCCAGGAGGAGTTGAACCACCACTCCGACCTGACCCTGGGCTACAACACGGTCCGGCTCTCCGTGAACAGCCACGACGCCGGCGACGTGGTGACGGAGTCCGACTTCGCCCTCGCCGAACGCGTCGAGGCCCTCGCCCCGGCCCACGGTGCGAGCTAG
- a CDS encoding class I SAM-dependent methyltransferase, which produces MTTHIPSVRSLLDYDAEAEAYDTTRGGIPRAEAAAAAVLELLPADTRTLLDLGCGTGIVTSRIGRPALRVLGADASHGMAAIAARRGIPVTLADAARLPVRSASLDAVSAVWLLHLLREPGLVPAVIAEAARVLRPGGVFLATVDKDSAHDVGSDIDAVFAAHLTPTPSDASGEVEAYAARAGLLAVGEARFTGHGQGRTPRGSAESLLAGRYASRIVPRGITARELADRLELLPDQDVPRAEPTYRIRSFVRV; this is translated from the coding sequence ATGACCACGCACATACCGTCCGTGAGATCCCTGCTCGACTACGACGCCGAGGCCGAGGCCTACGACACCACCCGCGGTGGCATCCCGCGCGCCGAGGCGGCGGCCGCCGCCGTCCTCGAACTCCTCCCCGCGGACACGCGCACCCTCCTCGACCTCGGCTGCGGCACCGGCATCGTCACCAGCCGGATCGGCCGCCCCGCCCTGCGCGTCCTGGGCGCGGACGCCTCCCACGGCATGGCCGCGATCGCGGCGCGGCGCGGCATCCCCGTGACCCTCGCCGACGCGGCCCGGCTGCCGGTCCGGTCGGCGTCCCTGGACGCGGTGAGCGCGGTGTGGCTGCTGCACCTGCTGCGCGAGCCGGGCCTGGTGCCGGCGGTGATCGCCGAGGCCGCCCGGGTGCTGCGACCCGGCGGGGTCTTCCTCGCCACCGTGGACAAGGACTCGGCGCACGACGTCGGCAGCGACATCGACGCCGTCTTCGCCGCGCACCTGACCCCGACCCCCTCGGACGCCTCCGGGGAGGTCGAGGCCTACGCGGCCCGGGCCGGACTCCTCGCCGTCGGTGAGGCCCGGTTCACCGGACACGGCCAGGGCCGCACCCCGCGCGGCTCCGCCGAGTCCCTGCTCGCGGGCCGCTACGCCTCCCGCATCGTCCCGCGCGGCATCACCGCGCGGGAACTGGCGGACCGGCTGGAGCTGCTGCCGGACCAGGACGTCCCGCGCGCGGAGCCGACGTACCGCATACGGAGCTTCGTACGCGTCTGA
- a CDS encoding aldo/keto reductase, whose amino-acid sequence MNQVPAIKLNNGTLMPQLGYGVWQVPDAEAERAVGTALEAGYRSIDTAAIYGNEAGTGKAVAASGLAREELFVTTKLWNGPKQKWGRDQVLRAFDDSLAKLRLDHVDLYLIHWPRPMRDDFVAIWKTFEEIAASGRAKAVGVSNFRPADLARIAAASELVPAVNQVELHPLFPQAELRAVHAEHGIATEAWSPLGQGKELLTLPAVTAIAAAHGRSAAQVVLRWHLQHGNVVIPKSVTPARIRENLDVFGFELSAADMAALDALGAGAAGRRIGPDPAEFDV is encoded by the coding sequence GTGAACCAGGTCCCCGCCATCAAGCTCAACAACGGCACACTCATGCCCCAGCTCGGCTACGGCGTCTGGCAGGTGCCGGACGCGGAGGCGGAGCGTGCCGTCGGGACCGCCCTGGAGGCCGGTTACCGCAGCATCGACACGGCCGCCATCTACGGCAACGAGGCGGGCACCGGCAAGGCCGTCGCCGCTTCCGGGCTGGCGCGCGAGGAGCTGTTCGTCACCACCAAGCTGTGGAACGGCCCGAAGCAGAAGTGGGGCCGGGACCAGGTGCTGCGCGCCTTCGACGACTCCCTGGCCAAGCTGCGCCTCGACCACGTCGACCTGTACCTGATCCACTGGCCGCGTCCGATGCGTGACGACTTCGTCGCCATCTGGAAGACCTTCGAGGAGATCGCGGCGAGCGGTCGCGCCAAGGCGGTCGGCGTGTCGAACTTCCGCCCGGCCGACCTGGCGCGGATCGCCGCCGCGAGCGAGCTGGTCCCGGCCGTGAACCAGGTCGAGCTGCACCCGCTCTTCCCGCAGGCCGAGCTGCGCGCCGTGCACGCCGAGCACGGGATCGCCACCGAGGCCTGGTCCCCGCTGGGCCAGGGCAAGGAGCTGCTGACGCTCCCGGCCGTGACCGCGATCGCCGCCGCGCACGGCCGCAGCGCCGCGCAGGTGGTGCTGCGCTGGCACCTGCAGCACGGGAACGTCGTGATCCCGAAGTCGGTGACCCCCGCCCGTATCCGGGAGAACCTGGACGTGTTCGGCTTCGAGCTGTCGGCCGCCGACATGGCCGCGCTGGACGCCCTGGGCGCGGGCGCGGCGGGCCGCCGGATCGGTCCGGACCCGGCCGAGTTCGACGTGTGA